In the Micromonospora narathiwatensis genome, one interval contains:
- a CDS encoding DUF4126 domain-containing protein — protein MLEVLTGSGLAASAGLNAYIPLLLMGLLARYTDLVDLPGGWQWLGNGWIILILAVLLAIEVVADKVPVVDHVNDVVQTVVRPTAGGLAFGAGSNSQTVTVSDPDSFFSSHQWIPVVVGVLIALGVHLLKSAARPIINATTAGFGAPVASTAEDATSVILSVVAILLPVLMLAFLIGFVAFLFWFLPRRRERRRERQAARAAGFRV, from the coding sequence GTGCTCGAAGTCCTCACCGGTTCCGGTCTCGCCGCGTCGGCCGGCCTGAACGCCTACATCCCGTTGCTCCTCATGGGTCTGCTGGCGCGCTACACCGACCTGGTCGACCTGCCCGGCGGCTGGCAGTGGCTCGGCAATGGCTGGATCATCCTGATCCTCGCGGTGCTGCTCGCCATCGAGGTGGTCGCGGACAAGGTGCCGGTCGTCGACCACGTCAACGACGTGGTGCAGACCGTGGTCCGGCCGACCGCGGGCGGGTTGGCCTTCGGCGCCGGCTCCAACTCGCAGACCGTGACGGTCAGCGACCCGGACAGCTTCTTCTCCTCGCACCAGTGGATCCCGGTCGTGGTCGGCGTACTGATCGCGCTCGGCGTGCACCTGCTCAAGTCGGCGGCCCGCCCGATCATCAACGCGACCACCGCCGGCTTCGGCGCGCCGGTCGCCAGCACCGCCGAAGACGCGACGAGCGTGATCCTGTCGGTGGTGGCGATCCTGCTGCCGGTGCTGATGCTGGCGTTCCTGATCGGGTTCGTCGCGTTCCTGTTCTGGTTCCTGCCCCGGCGCAGGGAGCGGCGCCGCGAGCGTCAGGCCGCCCGGGCCGCCGGATTCCGCGTCTGA
- a CDS encoding DUF1540 domain-containing protein: MTAAVEMPRVQECTVASCAYNRTNDCHAFAITIGSSDHARCHTFVEMPVRGGSEQLVAQVGACQRSDCQHNSDLECHAPAITVGSAMDLADCMTYQSR; the protein is encoded by the coding sequence GTGACCGCAGCGGTAGAAATGCCCCGAGTCCAGGAGTGCACCGTCGCCTCCTGCGCCTACAACCGCACGAACGACTGCCACGCCTTCGCCATCACGATCGGCAGCAGCGATCACGCCCGCTGCCACACTTTCGTGGAGATGCCCGTACGCGGCGGAAGTGAGCAACTGGTCGCCCAGGTGGGCGCCTGCCAGCGTTCCGACTGCCAGCACAACTCCGACCTGGAGTGCCACGCCCCGGCGATCACCGTCGGCTCGGCGATGGACCTGGCCGACTGCATGACGTACCAGAGCCGCTGA
- the nucS gene encoding endonuclease NucS, whose product MRLVIAKCSVDYVGRLSAHLPPATRLLMVKADGSVSIHADDRAYKPLNWMSPPCRLEEAPGVWRVVNKAGEELRITLEEIFQDTSYELGVDPGLRKDGVEAHLQELLAANPETLGEGFTLVRREYMTAIGPVDLLCRDANQGAVAVEVKRRGEIDGVEQLTRYLELMNRDPLLAPVTGVFAAQEIKPQARVLATDRGIRCVVVDYDKLRGIERDELTLF is encoded by the coding sequence GTGCGGTTGGTGATTGCGAAGTGCTCGGTGGACTACGTCGGACGGCTCTCGGCACACCTGCCGCCGGCCACCCGGTTGCTCATGGTGAAGGCGGACGGCTCGGTCTCGATCCACGCGGACGACCGGGCGTACAAGCCGTTGAACTGGATGAGCCCGCCGTGCCGGCTGGAGGAGGCCCCCGGCGTGTGGCGGGTGGTGAACAAGGCCGGCGAGGAGCTGCGGATCACCCTGGAGGAGATCTTCCAGGACACCTCGTACGAGCTGGGTGTCGACCCGGGTCTGCGTAAGGACGGCGTCGAGGCGCACCTCCAGGAGTTGCTGGCCGCCAACCCGGAGACCCTGGGCGAGGGCTTCACCCTGGTCCGGCGGGAGTACATGACCGCGATCGGCCCGGTCGACCTGCTCTGCCGGGACGCCAATCAGGGCGCGGTCGCCGTCGAGGTGAAGCGGCGCGGCGAGATCGACGGTGTCGAGCAGCTCACCCGCTATCTGGAACTGATGAACCGGGATCCGCTGCTGGCCCCGGTCACCGGCGTCTTCGCCGCGCAGGAGATCAAGCCGCAGGCCCGGGTGCTCGCCACCGACCGGGGTATCCGCTGCGTGGTGGTCGACTACGACAAGCTTCGCGGCATCGAGCGTGACGAGCTGACCCTGTTCTGA
- a CDS encoding aldehyde dehydrogenase family protein, whose amino-acid sequence MTAVHVPGTPVIEDGQLVSTSPATGAEAGRFPAATEADVRGAVERARAAGDWWAGLGFTRRRERLLRWRSLVARRIEELAELMRAEGGKPVGDAVVEILTALEHIDWAARNARRVLGPRRVRSRLILAEFTGHLEYQPYGVVGVIGPWNYPVLTPIGSVAYALAAGNAVVFKPSEYTPAVGQWLVDRFAEVVPERPVLSAVHGFGDVGAALCRSGVAKVAFTGSTATARKVMAACAESLTPVLLEAGGKDAMIVDTDADLDAAAEACVWGALTNAGQTCIGIERVYAVDQVFDAFVDKVVTRAGRLTVGPDGADIGPITMPSQLDVIRRHIEDAVARGGRAALGGPDAVQPPYVHPTVLVDVPEDSAAVREETFGPTLTVNRVRDVDEAVDRANALSYGLGGAVFGRKRAVAVARRLRSGMASINSTLTFAGMSTLPFGGVGDSGFGRIHGEDGLREFGRAKAITRRRARSLLPSMTFERTPADVARLVKAAKLMYGRR is encoded by the coding sequence ATGACGGCGGTGCATGTCCCGGGGACCCCGGTCATCGAGGACGGCCAACTGGTCTCGACCAGCCCGGCGACCGGCGCGGAGGCCGGACGGTTCCCGGCGGCGACCGAGGCGGACGTGCGGGGTGCGGTCGAGCGGGCCCGCGCCGCGGGTGACTGGTGGGCCGGGCTCGGTTTCACCCGCCGACGGGAACGGCTGCTGCGCTGGCGGAGCCTGGTCGCCCGCCGGATCGAGGAGCTGGCCGAGCTGATGCGCGCCGAGGGCGGCAAACCGGTCGGCGACGCCGTCGTGGAGATCCTGACCGCGCTGGAACACATCGACTGGGCCGCCCGCAACGCCCGGCGGGTGCTCGGGCCGCGCCGGGTCCGCTCCCGGCTGATCCTCGCCGAGTTCACCGGTCACCTCGAATACCAGCCGTACGGGGTGGTCGGCGTGATCGGCCCGTGGAACTACCCCGTCCTCACCCCGATCGGCTCCGTCGCGTACGCCCTGGCGGCCGGGAACGCGGTGGTGTTCAAGCCGAGCGAGTACACCCCGGCCGTCGGTCAGTGGCTGGTGGACCGCTTCGCCGAGGTGGTGCCGGAGCGTCCGGTCCTCAGCGCCGTACACGGCTTCGGGGACGTCGGCGCGGCGCTGTGCCGCTCGGGCGTGGCCAAGGTGGCCTTCACCGGCTCGACCGCCACCGCGAGGAAGGTGATGGCCGCCTGCGCCGAGTCACTCACCCCGGTGCTGCTGGAGGCCGGCGGCAAGGACGCGATGATCGTGGACACCGACGCCGACCTGGACGCCGCCGCCGAGGCGTGCGTCTGGGGGGCGCTCACCAACGCCGGGCAGACCTGCATCGGCATCGAGCGGGTCTACGCGGTCGACCAGGTCTTCGACGCCTTCGTCGACAAGGTGGTGACCAGGGCCGGCCGGCTCACCGTCGGCCCGGACGGCGCCGACATCGGCCCGATCACCATGCCGTCCCAGCTCGACGTCATCCGCCGGCACATCGAGGACGCCGTCGCGCGCGGCGGCCGGGCGGCGCTCGGCGGCCCCGACGCGGTCCAGCCGCCGTACGTCCACCCGACCGTGCTGGTGGACGTCCCGGAGGACTCGGCCGCCGTCCGCGAGGAGACCTTCGGCCCGACGCTCACCGTCAACCGGGTACGCGACGTGGACGAGGCCGTCGACCGGGCCAACGCCCTCTCGTACGGCCTCGGGGGTGCGGTCTTCGGCCGGAAGCGGGCCGTGGCGGTCGCGCGGCGACTGCGCTCCGGAATGGCCTCGATCAACTCGACGCTCACCTTCGCCGGGATGTCGACGCTGCCGTTCGGCGGGGTCGGCGACTCCGGCTTCGGCCGCATCCACGGCGAGGACGGGCTGCGCGAATTCGGCCGGGCCAAGGCCATCACCCGCCGCCGGGCCCGCTCGCTGCTGCCGTCGATGACCTTCGAGCGCACCCCGGCCGACGTCGCCCGCCTCGTCAAGGCCGCCAAGCTGATGTACGGCCGACGCTGA